One segment of Schistocerca cancellata isolate TAMUIC-IGC-003103 chromosome 2, iqSchCanc2.1, whole genome shotgun sequence DNA contains the following:
- the LOC126154387 gene encoding uncharacterized protein LOC126154387, whose protein sequence is MRWGAININGGFSGKKVELAEAASKMGLYILAVSDIRVRGEKEEEVGEYKVYLSGVKAGIAQWGVVLNIRKEMEPSVVAIKYVNERLMWIDLTVSSKKIRIVSVYSHCDGTDQEKMDSFYDTLSDVVVRVKDKDSVLLMGDFNARIGN, encoded by the coding sequence atgagatggggagctattaatatcaatgggggcttctctgggaagaaggtagagctggcagaggctgcaagtaagatggggttgtacattttagctgttagtgacattcgggtaaggggtgagaaagaagaggaagtgggagaatacaaggtctacctgtcaggagtcaaagcaggaatagcacaatggggcgtAGTGCttaacatcaggaaagaaatggaacccagcgtagttgcaataaagtatgtaaacgaacgactgatgtggatagatttgacagtgtctagcaagaaaattaggattgtgtcagtatattcgcattgtgatggGACAGATCAAgaaaagatggatagtttttatgacacactcagtgatgtagttgttagagtaaaggacaaggacagtgttctgctcatgggcgattttaatgccaggattggaaattga